Proteins found in one Aethina tumida isolate Nest 87 chromosome 1, icAetTumi1.1, whole genome shotgun sequence genomic segment:
- the LOC109602950 gene encoding uncharacterized protein LOC109602950: MLKCDCFFFSEYINRTTKNHQRNIYKNISIEHQRTVSEICTIVHKQNHKDLSANCLQEYIKNSQRNIYIRLYPQNIKNKQRNIYKIISVESQRIRRNIYNIM; the protein is encoded by the exons atgttaaaatgtgattgtttttttttttcagagtACATAAACAGAACCACAAAGAACCATCAGCGAAATATCTACAAg AATATATCCATAGAACATCAAAGGACAGTCAGTGAAATATGTACAAT agtACATAAACAGAACCACAAAGATCTATCAGCAAACTGTCTACAAG aGTACATAAAGAACAGTCAGAGAAATATCTATATAAG ATTATATCCACAGAACATAAAGAACAAACAGCGAAATATCTACAAG ataatatccGTAGAATCACAAAGAATTCGACGAAATATTTACAAC ATTATGTAA